In the Ipomoea triloba cultivar NCNSP0323 chromosome 6, ASM357664v1 genome, one interval contains:
- the LOC116022528 gene encoding receptor-like protein kinase 7 — translation MAAPHIFRPNHNLIILPILSLLFTSTVAAATELQSLLAIKTALQNTDTKIFDTWNARHSPCDFPGVTCDSNGSVKEIELSRRGLSGSVPFDSICSLKSLEKLSLGFNSLSGEVSDSLDKCVSLRYLDLGNNLFSGKIPGMSSLTEMTHLYLNNSGFTGKFPWHSLENMTKLEVLSLGDNPFERTTLPDFIVKLTSLNWLYLSNCSLEGKIPEGIGNLTELLNLELSMNYISGEIPAGITKLRKLWQLEVYANDLTGKLPDGFGNLSNLQYFDASSNHLYGSLSEIRFLNKLISLQLFENHFSGEVPPELGDFKNLVNLSIYTNNLTGTLPAKLGSWAEFDFIDASENFFTGPIPPDMCKQGKMKELLILQNNFSGEIPETYGNCYSLKRFRVSKNSLSGEIPNGIWGLPNLNIIDIANNGFEGSITADIKNAKSLGQLFVSNNKLSGEIPPEISGASALVSIDLSNNQFSGKIPATIGELKQLDTLNFHNNEFSGSMPDSLGSCDSLSDINIAFNSLSGQIPASLGSLPTLTSLNLSGNHLSGEIPGALSSLKLNLVDFSNNQLSGPVPDSLSVAGRFTGNPRLCSQKIKNFKKCSGKSGTSPAVHTLLLCLLSISVALLASLACFFYLKKNGGRNDHERSLKEDSWAVKSFRSLTFTEGEILDAIKQENLVGEGGSGSVYRVVLRNGSELAAKHIWNSGPTARRRSLATTPMLGKRGVKSKQFEAEVQTLSSIRHVNVVKLYCSITSEDSSVLVYEYLRNGSLWDRLHTCKKMGLDWETRYEIAVGAARGLEYLHHSCDRPIIHRDVKSSNILLDEFFKPRIADFGLAKILQYETTCKDSTHVIAGTHGYIAPEYGYTQKVKEKSDVYSFGVVLMELVTGKKPIEAEYGENNNIVSWVSTKLKSKESIMSMVDSTIQEPFKEDAIKVLRIAILCTAALPNSRPTMRRVVQMLEDAEPCKLVSIIVSKDNAAKVDNPSSDNTSKM, via the exons ATGGCGGCGCCTCATATTTTCCGGCCAAACCATAACCTCATCATTCTACCCATACTATCCCTCCTATTCACCTCCACCGTCGCCGCCGCCACCGAGCTCCAATCCCTCCTCGCCATTAAAACCGCCCTTCAAAACACCGATACCAAAATATTTGACACCTGGAACGCGCGCCATTCTCCCTGCGATTTCCCCGGAGTTACGTGCGATTCAAATGGCTCAGTCAAAGAAATCGAACTTTCCCGGCGAGGCCTCTCTGGCTCTGTCCCTTTCGATTCTATCTGCTCTCTTAAATCGCTGGAAAAGCTCTCTCTGGGCTTTAATTCACTCTCCGGCGAAGTCTCCGACAGCTTGGATAAATGCGTTAGTCTAAGGTATTTAGACCTTGGGAATAATTTATTCTCCGGAAAAATTCCGGGAATGTCTTCGCTCACTGAGATGACGCATTTGTACTTGAACAACAGTGGATTCACCGGAAAATTTCCCTGGCATTCGCTGGAAAATATGACGAAATTGGAGGTTCTTAGTCTCGGGGACAATCCGTTCGAGAGAACAACGTTGCCGGATTTTATTGTAAAGCTTACGAGTTTGAATTGGCTGTATTTATCGAATTGCAGCCTAGAAGGGAAGATCCCAGAAGGTATCGGAAACCTAACGGAGCTCCTCAATTTGGAGTTATCAATGAATTACATTTCCGGCGAAATTCCCGCCGGAATCACGAAGCTCCGGAAGCTATGGCAGCTGGAAGTGTACGCCAATGATCTCACCGGAAAACTGCCGGACGGGTTCGGAAACCTCTCGAATCTTCAATACTTCGACGCTTCATCCAATCATCTTTACGGCAGTCTTTCTGAAATCAGGTTCTTGAATAAGCTCATAAGTTTGCAGCTTTTTGAAAATCACTTTTCCGGCGAAGTCCCGCCGGAGTTGGGCGATTTCAAGAACTTGGTTAATTTATCGATCTACACGAATAACCTCACCGGAACTCTTCCGGCTAAGCTTGGGTCGTGGGCGGAATTTGATTTCATCGACGCGTCGGAGAATTTCTTCACCGGTCCTATTCCGCCGGATATGTGCAAACAGGGGAAGATGAAGGAGCTTCTGATACTTCAGAATAACTTCTCCGGTGAAATCCCCGAAACTTACGGGAACTGTTATAGTCTTAAACGTTTTCGCGTCAGCAAGAATTCGCTTTCCGGGGAAATTCCTAACGGAATTTGGGGACTGCCGAATCTCAACATTATTGATATTGCGAATAACGGATTCGAAGGTTCTATAACTGCCGATATCAAGAATGCTAAGTCGTTGGGGCAGTTGTTCGTTTCGAATAACAAATTGTCCGGAGAAATTCCGCCCGAAATCTCCGGGGCTTCTGCTTTGGTGTCGATTGATTTGAGCAATAATCAGTTCTCCGGCAAGATTCCGGCGACAATTGGGGAGTTGAAGCAGCTAGACACTCTTAATTTTCACAACAATGAGTTCTCGGGTTCAATGCCGGATTCACTGGGCTCATGTGATTCTCTCAGTGACATCAATATAGCTTTCAACTCTCTCTCCGGCCAAATCCCGGCCTCTCTTGGATCTTTGCCGACTTTAACTTCATTGAATTTATCCGGCAATCATCTCTCCGGAGAAATCCCCGGAGCTTTATCATCGTTAAAGCTCAATTTGGTTGATTTTTCCAATAACCAGTTATCCGGTCCCGTACCGGACTCCCTCTCAGTCGCCGGCAGATTCACCGGAAATCCAAGACTCTGTAGCCAGAAAATCAAGAACTTCAAAAAGTGTTCCGGAAAATCCGGAACCTCCCCCGCCGTACACACTCTCTTGCTCTGTTTATTGTCTATTTCCGTCGCGCTCTTAGCCTCGCTGGCGTGTTTCTTCTACTTAAAGAAGAACGGCGGCCGGAACGACCATGAACGGTCTCTTAAGGAAGACTCCTGGGCCGTCAAATCCTTCCGATCATTAACCTTCACGGAGGGCGAAATTCTTGACGCGATCAAGCAAGAGAATCTGGTCGGGGAAGGCGGGTCTGGGAGCGTCTACCGGGTCGTCTTGCGAAACGGGTCCGAATTAGCCGCGAAACACATATGGAACTCCGGGCCCACCGCCCGGAGACGCTCCCTCGCCACCACGCCTATGCTGGGGAAACGCGGCGTCAAGTCGAAGCAGTTCGAGGCCGAGGTTCAAACGCTTAGCTCCATCCGACACGTTAACGTTGTAAAACTGTATTGCAGCATAACCAGCGAGGATTCGAGCGTGCTGGTCTACGAGTATTTGCGCAACGGGAGCTTATGGGACAGGTTGCACACATGCAAGAAGATGGGTTTGGACTGGGAAACGAGGTACGAGATTGCTGTCGGGGCCGCCAGGGGTTTAGAGTATTTGCACCACAGCTGCGACCGCCCCATAATCCACAGAGATGTCAAGTCGAGTAATATCCTATTGGACGAGTTCTTCAAGCCCAGAATTGCAGATTTCGGCCTCGCAAAGATTCTCCAATATGAAACCACTTGTAAAGACTCCACTCATGTCATTGCAGGAACTCATGGATACATCGCTCCAG AATACGGATACACGCAAAAGGTGAAGGAAAAGAGCGACGTGTACAGCTTCGGGGTGGTGCTGATGGAGCTCGTGACGGGGAAGAAGCCAATAGAGGCCGAGTATGGAGAGAACAACAACATTGTGAGCTGGGTGAGCACGAAGTTGAAGAGCAAAGAGAGCATAATGAGCATGGTTGATTCAACCATCCAAGAGCCATTCAAGGAAGATGCAATCAAGGTTTTGAGGATAGCAATTTTGTGCACTGCTGCCCTCCCAAATTCAAGGCCAACCATGAGGAGAGTGGTTCAAATGTTGGAGGATGCTGAGCCTTGCAAATTGGTAAGCATCATTGTCTCCAAAGATAATGCTGCTAAAGTTGACAACCCATCATCAGACAACACCTCAAAGATGTAA